The uncultured Cohaesibacter sp. genome segment GAGGTGAAGGCGTCACCAGCCCCTGCCGTGCCTTTGACTTTGGCTTTGAAGATCGGGCAGTGATAGACGCCTTTTTCTCCGCCAAGATAGGCACCGCCCGTGCCGTCGGTGATCAGAACCCATTTCGGACCAGCGGCCATCAGCAAGGACATGAACCCGGCGAGAGAGCAGTGGGTATGATCCATGATCAGGCCACGGGTCAACAGGCTACGCTCTGGGCGCTGGGTGAATTTGATGGTGCGCATACGGTTGTGATCGCTGTTTTCCAGCAGGATCGGCAACATGCACTCCGCTTCGGTGCGGTTGATGTTGATCAGGTCGATATTCTTGGCGGTCTCGATGAACTGCTCGCCACGGCGATTGATCTGGCGTTCGCCTGGGTTGGCCACCACAAAGGCACCGGACTCGCGGCCACGCTTGCAGATCATCGGGAAGGCGTCTGCCGATTCTTTGGACATCGGCGCGATATGCAGCAGCTGGGCGCCGTCAAACATGCCCTCAACAAGGTCATCATCAACCACAAGGCAGTTGGCGCCGCGGGCCGTAAAAATGGAGGCATTGCGGTCATGGGATGCAATGATGACCGAGCAGCCGGTGATGGCTTTGTCGGTGACCATGATATTCTCATCGCTGAGGCCTTCGCGTTTCAGAAGCTCGCGCACCATTTCGGATTCGATATCTTCGCCCACTTTGACTGCAGGTGTTGACTGATGGCCAAGACGGGCATGTGCCACAGCTGCGTTGATCGCGCCACCTCCGACATGGGTGGAAATATTGCGCGCGTCGATTTTTCGGCCTTGTTCAAGCAGCAAAAATGAATTGTGCGCATTGGTCATGGAAATGCGCTCGATATCATTGTCCGCAACAATGGTAATGATATCGATCATAGCTGATCCGATTGTTGCTGTTTTCATCAAACTTGCCTCTTTCCTGGGTTGATCCGTCTAGGGAGCATTGAGAGTAAGATTTCTGTCGCTGATATACCGGCGACAAACTAGGCACATTATCCTTTAGTGTATAGTCAGGATTTTGTTTTACGACCCGAAATAAATCAAATTTGGCAAAAAGAGTATGACTTCTAAGCATATTTCACAGAATGAATTCGATTTCATTGTGGGTTGTTTCCGTTGGGTCTAGACCTGCGCCAAGTTGGCACATCGTAAATACCACAGGTATGTGGGTTTGACTGTTTACGCTTCAAGGTGAATTGTGCCTATTTGCCAGTCATTTATTGCTGGAGTGAAATGGTTGGAAAAGGTTGCGAAACATTGTTGCTGTGGTGATTTTGTTATAACGATGTTTATCACAATCTAATGGCAAACCTCTAGTTCATTGGCATTGTAACGCCACAAATGCCTTGCCTAAGGACTTCCACTCAGTTAATCGTGCCATAACCAAAACCGCTCGTCCTGAGCGTATGTATCTGATCGCGCAGAATTTCGCTTGACGATGCAGGGTGTTTGACCTGACATCTGTTGCGAGTTTTATATTATATGCGTTGTTGTCAGATGGAGAGGACCGACAAGCGATGGAAAATCTGCTCGGGGAATATCTGCCCATCATCATTTTCATTGGTATCTCTTTGGTGATCGGCCTGGCGCTGCTCATATCTCCCTTTATTCTCGCTTACAAAAATCCCGATCCGGAAAAGCTGTCGGCTTACGAGTGCGGTTTCAATGCCTTCGATGACGCGCGCATGACCTTTGACGTGCGCTTTTATCTCGTGGCAATCTTGTTCATTATCTTTGATCTTGAGGTGGCCTTCCTGTTCCCTTGGGCGGTGGCTTTTGGTGATGTCGGATTGTTCGGTTTCATATCGATGATGATCTTCCTTGGTATTCTGACGATCGGTTTCATCTATGAATGGAAGAAAGGGGCTCTGGAATGGGATTGATCGGAAGCAATCAGACCTTGGTGGCTGAACAGCCCAAAGGCATCCTTGACCCCAAAACCGGCAAGCCTGTTGGTGACAATGATCCATTCTTCATGCAAGTGAATGAGGAATTGTCGGACAAGGGCTTTATCGTTACTGCGACCGACGATCTGATCAACTGGGCGCGGACCGGCTCACTGATGTGGATGACGTTCGGACTGGCCTGCTGCGCGGTCGAGATGATGCAGATGTCGATGCCACGCTATGATTGTGAACGCTTCGGGTTTGCCCCACGCGGTTCGCCGCGCCAGTCCGACGTGATGATTGTCGCCGGGACGCTGACCAACAAGATGGCTCCGGCGCTGCGCAAGGTTTACGACCAGATGCCTGAACCGCGCTATGTGATCTCGATGGGGTCATGTGCCAATGGCGGCGGTTACTATCATTATTCCTATTCGGTCGTGCGTGGTTGTGATCGGGTTGTTCCGGTCGATATTTATGTTCCCGGCTGCCCCCCAACGGCCGAGGCGTTGCTTTATGGCGTGATGCTGTTGCAGAAAAAGATCCGCCGTACTGGCTCAATCGAACGCTAGCCGTTTGAGACACTCGACGATGGTTCACTCGCCGTTTGCCGTCGGGTGGGCTAAAGATATTCAAGGACCATGGGTCATCCGGCCCGAAACAGGATCGTGCATAATGGACGAGGCACTACGAGATCTAGGTGACTATGTCGCTTTCTCTCTGGAAGGGAAGGTTGTTGACTGGACGGTTGCCTTTGGCGAATTGACCGTGACCGTGCAACGGCCTGACATTCTGGAAGTGTTGCGGTTTCTGCGCGATGACCCTCGTCTTCAGTATGCCTGCTTCATTGATGTGACGGCGGTTGATTATCCGGGTCGGGCGGCGCGGTTCGACGTGGTGTATCATTTGCTCAGCCCAAAACAGAATAGCCGCATCCGGGTCAAGCTGAAGGCATCAGAATCGGATCATGTCGATTCGGCCTGCGGGGTTTTTCCCGGAGCGAATTGGTTTGAACGTGAAGCCTATGACATGTATGGCATTCTGTTCATTGGCCATCCGGATTTGCGCCGTCTGTTGACCGATTATGGCTTTGATGGCCATCCGTTGCGCAAGGATTTCCCGCTGACCGGCTATTATGAAGTGCGCTATGACGACGAGAAGAAGCGAGTCATTTACGAGCCGGTGAAGCTGGCTCAGGAATTCCGCAATTTTGATTTTCTCAGCCCATGGGAAGGCGTTGACTATGCGCTGCCGGGCGATGAAAAGGCCAAAGGCTAGATAAGGCTGAGAGGGATCGAGACAGATGGCTCAAGCAAAAGTCAGAAATTTCAATATCAATTTCGGACCGCAGCATCCGGCGGCCCATGGTGTGCTGCGGATGATTCTCGAGCTGGATGGCGAGATTGTCGAGCGGGTCGATCCACATATCGGTCTGTTGCATCGGGGCACCGAAAAACTGATCGAGCACAAGATTTATAGTCAGGCGACGCCCTATTTTGATCGTCTTGACTATGTCGCGCCGATGAATCAGGAGCATGCCTTCTGTCTGGCGGTTGAGCGGTTGCTGGATCTTGAAATTCCCCGCCGCGCTTCGCTCATTCGGGTGCTCTATTCCGAAATTGGACGCATTCTCAGCCATTTGCTTAATATCACCACTCAGGCGTTGGATATCGGGGCATTGACGCCGCCGCTCTGGGGCTTTGAAGAGCGCGAAAAGCTGATGGTTTTCTACGAGCGGGCTTGCGGGGCGCGACTTCATGCAAACTATTTCCGGATAGGTGGCGTCCATCAGGATCTTCCAGCTGATCTGATTAATGACATCGAGGCCTGGTGCGATCCGTTCCTGAAGGTGGTTGAGGATATGGACACCCTGTTGACCGACAACCGCATCTTCAAGCAGCGCAACGCAGATGTCGGGATTGTCGCGCTCGATGATGCCTGGGCGTGGGGTTTTTCGGGCTGCATGGTGCGGTCTTGCGGTGTGCCGTGGGATTTGCGCAAGAGCCAGCCTTATGAATGCTATGACGAAATGGAATTTGATATTCCGGTGGGCAAGAATGGCGATAATTACGACCGCTATTTGATGCGGATGGAAGAAATGCGCCAGTCTGTCGGCATCATGCGCCAATGTATCGACAAGCTCAGGGCACCGGACGGGCAGGGGCCTGTGATGGCCCAGAATGACAAGATCGTTCCGCCCCATCGGGCCGAGATGAAGCGCTCGATGGAAGCCTTGATCAACCATTTCAAACTGCATACCGAAGGCTTCCATGTGCCTGAGGGCGAGGTATATGCCGCCGTTGAAGCCCCCAAGGGCGAGTTTGGCGTCTATCTCGTCTCTGATGGTTCGAACAAGCCTTACAAATGCAAGATTCGCGCACCGGGTTATGCGCATCTGTCGGCGATGGATTTCCTGTCGCGTGGCTATCAACTGGCTGATGTCTCGGCCATCCTGGGGTCTCTCGATATCGTGTTCGGGGAGATCGACCGCTAAGAATTTTTGTGGGCCAGTTTTGGTCCCAGAGTGATGTGAACTGGTTCGATGCGCCTTGTCGCAATGGTCAAACAAAGAATAGGAACGGCAGACATGTCCGTCCGTCGCCTGCATAGCGAACAACCTGCCTCTTTCGACTTCTCCGCGGAGAATCTCGATTGGGCGCAGACAGTGATCAAACGATATCCCGAAGGTCGTCAGGCTTCCGCCGTGATCCCGCTTTTGACGCGGGCGCAGGAGCAGGAAGGCTGGGTCAGCAAACCAGCGATTGAATATGTCGCTGATATGCTGTCGATGCCCTATATCCGCGTGCTGGAAGTTGCGACTTTCTATACCCAGTTCCAATTGCAGCCGGTTGGTACCAAGGCGCATATTCAGGTCTGTGGCACCACGCCTTGCATGTTGCGCGGGGCGGAAGATCTCATCCGGGTTTGCAAGAACAAAATCGCCAACAAGCCCTTCACCTTGTCAGAGGATGGAAACTTCTCTTGGGAAGAGGTGGAGTGCGCGGGGGCGTGCGTCAATGCACCGATGGTGCAGATTTTCAAGGATACCTACGAAGATCTGACGCCGGAGATCCTGGAAGATCTGATCGCAAAAATCGAGTCCGGACAAGCCATCACACCGGGGTCTCAACAGAAAGGCCGGATCGGATCCGCCCCTCTGTCTGGTCCTGTGACGCTTACCGATCCGTCGCTTTATGATGGCTCGATGGTCAAATATGGTCTGGGTGAAGGCATTCCTGACGCGCCAGCCGAAGAGAGCGAATCGGCAGACGCCTCTCCGATTGAAAAAGAGGCACGCAAAGCCCCTGATACCGAAGCAAAAGCCAAGGAGAAGGCCGCTGAAGCCAAGCCGAGCGTTACGATTGACAAGGACGCCCACAAAATGGATGGCGCTGCACCTGCTTTGCTTGAGGGGCCTGCCGATGGCGTGGCGGACAATCTCAAGGAAATCAGCGGTATCGGGCCAAAGATTGAGAGCAAGCTGAACGAGCTTGGGATCTATCATTTCTCGCAGATTGCGGCTTGGACGATTGAGAATTGTGTCTATGTCGATGCTCAGCTGTCTTTCCGGGGCCGGATCGCGCGGGAAAACTGGATCGAGCAGGCCAAGACTTTGGCCGCTGGTGGCGAAACGGATTTTTCCAAACGGGTCGAAGCGGGCCAAGTTGAATCCAGCAAGAGCAAGGGAGACAGCTGATGGTCGCAATGCTCAAGGATCAGGATCGGATCTTCACCAACATCTATGGCATTCATGATTGGGGTCTGGACGGGGCGTTGAAGCGTGGCTCGTGGGATGGCACCAAGGGCTTGCTGGAGAAGGGGCGCGACTGGATCATCGACGAGATGAAATCCTCCGGTTTGCGTGGCCGGGGTGGTGCGGGTTTCCCG includes the following:
- a CDS encoding carbohydrate kinase family protein is translated as MKTATIGSAMIDIITIVADNDIERISMTNAHNSFLLLEQGRKIDARNISTHVGGGAINAAVAHARLGHQSTPAVKVGEDIESEMVRELLKREGLSDENIMVTDKAITGCSVIIASHDRNASIFTARGANCLVVDDDLVEGMFDGAQLLHIAPMSKESADAFPMICKRGRESGAFVVANPGERQINRRGEQFIETAKNIDLININRTEAECMLPILLENSDHNRMRTIKFTQRPERSLLTRGLIMDHTHCSLAGFMSLLMAAGPKWVLITDGTGGAYLGGEKGVYHCPIFKAKVKGTAGAGDAFTSTFGAMLADGAEPEKALQLAAINSASVVEYVDTQSGLLDMEELEARYAKDGDMLEVKFWPWQG
- a CDS encoding NADH-quinone oxidoreductase subunit D; the encoded protein is MAQAKVRNFNINFGPQHPAAHGVLRMILELDGEIVERVDPHIGLLHRGTEKLIEHKIYSQATPYFDRLDYVAPMNQEHAFCLAVERLLDLEIPRRASLIRVLYSEIGRILSHLLNITTQALDIGALTPPLWGFEEREKLMVFYERACGARLHANYFRIGGVHQDLPADLINDIEAWCDPFLKVVEDMDTLLTDNRIFKQRNADVGIVALDDAWAWGFSGCMVRSCGVPWDLRKSQPYECYDEMEFDIPVGKNGDNYDRYLMRMEEMRQSVGIMRQCIDKLRAPDGQGPVMAQNDKIVPPHRAEMKRSMEALINHFKLHTEGFHVPEGEVYAAVEAPKGEFGVYLVSDGSNKPYKCKIRAPGYAHLSAMDFLSRGYQLADVSAILGSLDIVFGEIDR
- the nuoE gene encoding NADH-quinone oxidoreductase subunit NuoE, whose product is MSVRRLHSEQPASFDFSAENLDWAQTVIKRYPEGRQASAVIPLLTRAQEQEGWVSKPAIEYVADMLSMPYIRVLEVATFYTQFQLQPVGTKAHIQVCGTTPCMLRGAEDLIRVCKNKIANKPFTLSEDGNFSWEEVECAGACVNAPMVQIFKDTYEDLTPEILEDLIAKIESGQAITPGSQQKGRIGSAPLSGPVTLTDPSLYDGSMVKYGLGEGIPDAPAEESESADASPIEKEARKAPDTEAKAKEKAAEAKPSVTIDKDAHKMDGAAPALLEGPADGVADNLKEISGIGPKIESKLNELGIYHFSQIAAWTIENCVYVDAQLSFRGRIARENWIEQAKTLAAGGETDFSKRVEAGQVESSKSKGDS
- a CDS encoding NADH-quinone oxidoreductase subunit A, whose translation is MENLLGEYLPIIIFIGISLVIGLALLISPFILAYKNPDPEKLSAYECGFNAFDDARMTFDVRFYLVAILFIIFDLEVAFLFPWAVAFGDVGLFGFISMMIFLGILTIGFIYEWKKGALEWD
- a CDS encoding NADH-quinone oxidoreductase subunit B family protein, whose product is MGLIGSNQTLVAEQPKGILDPKTGKPVGDNDPFFMQVNEELSDKGFIVTATDDLINWARTGSLMWMTFGLACCAVEMMQMSMPRYDCERFGFAPRGSPRQSDVMIVAGTLTNKMAPALRKVYDQMPEPRYVISMGSCANGGGYYHYSYSVVRGCDRVVPVDIYVPGCPPTAEALLYGVMLLQKKIRRTGSIER
- a CDS encoding NADH-quinone oxidoreductase subunit C — its product is MDEALRDLGDYVAFSLEGKVVDWTVAFGELTVTVQRPDILEVLRFLRDDPRLQYACFIDVTAVDYPGRAARFDVVYHLLSPKQNSRIRVKLKASESDHVDSACGVFPGANWFEREAYDMYGILFIGHPDLRRLLTDYGFDGHPLRKDFPLTGYYEVRYDDEKKRVIYEPVKLAQEFRNFDFLSPWEGVDYALPGDEKAKG